In the Triticum aestivum cultivar Chinese Spring chromosome 2B, IWGSC CS RefSeq v2.1, whole genome shotgun sequence genome, tattctgagattgatgttgctatgactttgctatgcttaatgcttgtcactagggcccgagtgccatgatttcagatatgaacttattatgttttcatgaatatatgtgagttcttgatcctatcttgcaagtctatagtcacctattatgtgttatgatccgacaaccccgaagtgacaataatcgggatacttctcggtgatgaccgtagtttgaggagttcatgtattcactatgtgttaatgctttggtccagtactctattaaaaggaggccttaatatcccttagtttccattaggaccccgctgccacgggagggtaggacaaaagatgtcatccaagttcttttccataagcacgtatgactatatttggaatacatgcctacattacattgatgaactggagctagttctgtgtcaccctatgttataactattacatgaggaatcgcatccaacataattatccatcactgatccaatgcctacgagcttttcacatattttgctttgcttatttactttaccgttgctactgttacaattactataaaaaTGCTACTGTTACTTTTATCACTGCTACCATTGCTATCATActtctttgctactaaatactttgctgcagatactaagttatccaggtgtggttgaattgaaaactcaactgctaatacttgataatattctttggctccccttgtgtcgaaacaataaatttgggttgaatactctaccctcgaaaactgttgcgatcccctatgcttgtgggttatcaatcatatgttgtggtctaaaccctagaggtatgatgagtaatgtcataatgatctagcctatcaatcgactagcctagcctcagttcatataatgtaccagaggcctaggataacaagagtcctagctgaatacgtcggtggggaggagtccttgtcttgatcatcaagttTTGTGGAACCTTCCTCGTGTATGCatcaactgtccgaactggcccatgagtatacggccatgggggtcctcggcccaatctaactgatcgggagacgacgtggtgagcaccccctagtccaggacaccgtgagTAGCCccgtgaaccggtcttcaagtaggggacgctcctcgattctttcgaattgttcttcatcttcagtcgtcggtcttgaaaactggttcaagaaATCTtctcttcgatcttgaggatcgccgaggtgaatccgaagagtttacacgtcaggtatccgaggagcccctttaagttctcggcttTTGTCAATGCCTTGtcattttttacgccacacctcgggtttgaagttgttcccgtgcggcggtgtcctcttgcatctgatccccaacgctggactgcattcgaggtatctttcgcagccaagcaccaatgccggactgcttccgagctccaacgctggaatgtatctgagctccaacgccggattgtgtccaagctccaacgccgtactgtatccaagctccaacgccggactatatccgaggtgtcataaatcaccttggttcaaaacaGTTGaaagagtttagccgagcttaatgccggaaatgccctctatggagctagccactggcgcccgagctttatgccgaactgcttccgaggtggtgcaccaccccgaccgcgggctgatttttgGTGAATATTTTTGACTCATGCAATttcttctctgccgagatatatagccagtatatgtatatccagtagccctcaaggtgtgtgtcagtctaaaacccaagatgcacctgaaggaaaacatgaaaccgctgaccctagtagcccgtgagactcaggtcgatgcgcgaaatcggcctaaggatcaactcctagctcggcagcatactttgGAATAGAAACgtggtgtaatatattagagataatagtgatcggcgaatgggcccttgagagagggtcttgagaagttgccgcAATATATTAGCTTGACGCGAGATAGGTgtagatggtacctattgttgtccgaagacgcgtttgcccatagtttggtcaagccgaacactaagcactttaaattttctgcattgaacaggcaatgcattagcccccgagacactggtcgggtggcaacaccagatcaggagatcgatgtgcccctttaatatttgtaaataacaaGCCCAAAGAccaatagcccccgagccttaatgcgggcacgggtggccgaattaaggatcgatatccatagtaaaatcacaaattatgtgtaatgattctatgtatccaagtactctacatcattaatgctcgaatcccttttgtacaaaactttgttgaccgaccatcgtcttcaacctcttcggccagtagccaaggagtgttcttctactttataaagccgttataagggcaaatatttatggaaaacaaggcaatccgaccatactgttttataaacaaaggtacacaaggggatatgttatattacgttttaacgtaagaaacatcttcgaaAGAAAGTAGTCCCACTATCAGTTCCTTTcattgggttgtcatgctaagcatgatcatgaaacctcacctacgatcaatgcgggagaaaaatattaaggatttagttcggggaaagttctcgaactctatggtattaatgaaccaaattttttacttccgtcattgccgaccaatgtgatattttaagattgctagctttcggcttcacccaatgtgaggtactaactcagatgacccgatagtaacaatcacagaagtgctccctttacctcctagccgaagaatcgggaacgtaggggtaagcacaagagccaggtaacccagcttggccaaaatcttaggtcaaattgatgcatatttatggctttataacgatgattgtgGAGGAGGctcttgtatattaaatacaaacaccgatgatatgtttattttgacttcgTTGCGACcatttatcatttgaaagtggcccatcgttggcttccaccccttgtagatgctacgcatagtgttttcgcaataacaaaacaacccttagccgacgtctcggtgccgaaggtggttgtgttagcggaaacgaggcaatcagatatgccggctttataactttcacttagtcataagatcttaaagttgggaggccagtaacTAACCCCCGGTTAGTCTTCGGCAACAGTCGAGGTCAAGTCATAAACACTTCAGCCTATGTTATGAACATcgtcatttaacacggggtgacctctatcgatcttatagtttaatacagtcatcggatcgctgaccagtttacgcttattgtgacagtcagtttttggctttctccactgaggtccTTCACCgtgctagctggaagcacaatcgcagtggttctccctttgtgcacctagccgaacaaagcggaacgtaggaggcaagcacaggatccgggcaacccaactattgaccaaagacacaattcaaagcctatgcatatatagcaatattcgagaatgtttttgccgaatctctaaaggtgttcggcgttgcactacgagacctatgctggaaacacacaaatagtttaaaagtgccataggcttggaaaaccaaaaaacttcagtcGGAGCTAGATCAATTGTTCGATTCCAATTCGAAATTGGTcttaaaaaaattgtgcttctgtcgtgctttaacatgacacatccgatcgcaagacttcaagcgggtcagcctacggcttcaagctccttatcccgaaggcggagtacttctccgaggctagtttagcgaactaaactcgagcggtttTTGGAGAGAAGAcatgctatccggctattgaccatacactcgagtcgaaaaaggagcggtagaaaaagactttgcaacgaccaagaagaaaacacatttactataaaacagctcatataaattttaagagccgccaggtgacttgggtaaaagaattttatgtataatgatttgtatgtaccaaagtacttatatcatatctgtgttcacctgaactttaaatgcgtcttaaccgaccctcggcttctccctcttcggtcaagggccgaaaagtgttatgtactccacctgtcgagaatatcgacggtgttttcgataaccaggcaatcaggccataaggctgtaacagaaaaAGCGCGCgcaaggaacttatgctatattaccgatgaagtgtaagaagcatcttcgaagaaaatagtacccccaccggtacctttcttcggttgctcattgttactatgagatttgtgcaatagattttttgtactcatgagttccgctgtgtgccaaccatgattgaaaacagtaagggcgctagctttcggcttcacctagtctgaggtccgagctcggatgacccgatcgtgacaatcgcagaggtggtccctttactccctagacgaacaatcgggaacgtaggggtaaacacaggagcaaggcaacccattttgcggaacacttaagtcaacatggtgcatattgtgtcgtaatacacgaacaaggaacgaagccatacaagtataatcatatgcaagaggaaaagctccataaaggaagccccccaaataaatggggtatttgaatttgtgtgtcagaaacaaagttttgacaaggaattttgtcacaaacaactttttgccaaaaagtataatgcttggtcgaaccgaacaaaatttaaaactgaaagttattgagcatgaaagcgacttagctggttaatgtgctcggtgttgatgacacgATTGGGGCTTGTGGTGGGACAAAGACGCtcattgatctgtgacagatccgacaaggttcgcagtcctcggcatggccgaggtcccagcctccAAGCCCGAGGTGTCTGAGCAAGGAGTTCGACACTCTGAGGTAGTGACACGGCTCGGCCAATGTAGGCCGACCGAGTGAcgcgaagtccccggcgtgggttaatgaagtgatgacgaagcccccagtccagccgaggtgacgtggtatgtcagtacgccgaggaggcaacactgcccgacccggatcatttacctgtgcacagaaaatagtgcaaaccggagataatagtaataataataaaaataaataaaaattgttgCATagttaataatttatgcaaagtgagtaataaaaaaaATATGGCCCATGTGtcaaacactcgatgaggtagaactctctcagcgatgccgaagtccccaagGCAACCGAGCATGTcagtatggcaattcgaccaacaaggtgatcacgcgaacCAATTTATGCCAATTGGGACTACGGCGTCAGCTTGCCGAAGTGACCAcatgacgcagtcgaagtcgattacctgcacatgtaaaatagtgcaggccaataataataatataaatatataaaaatcctcgcgtaattaatttacgcaagataatttatttaaaaatatgtcgcctggcaccgaagtcaatgtcgatgcagggcatcggcgtgatacggtaaaggcatggcaaagcctgaatccataggtcggtccgagttccggatgtggCGTTCGCcaaactatgtacggaaactgaccgaaccaccacgcgaccgtcgttaatgtggTCGCCATTTGATAGACatgtgtatagatgatggaacaaaccagactAATAATTCCTTCAGAAAAATAAACtcaacaagcaaaaattgctaggattgatagcacctggtttatttgttgtagcagtccgaagaaaagcgactcccaaaattAGGAACCGacccgcacacccattgcctgatggacggtgaagcgacggcatggcgatgctggtaagggttggctcgccgaggcaaagccctcggtccagctaacatgacgaagctggtcggctgacaATGCCGAAGTCTGCGGAGTAGGTTGAAGAAGGGAtggcgaagcccccagtccagaCGAGGTGACGAAGCCGGTcggtaaggagatgttgcagctgccatgtcagccgaggtgttgaagtagttcggcgtgatggacatcggttCGAAGAAGCAACGGTgtggccatgccgatgcaggtcataaGTCGTGacatggtcaatgccggcttgatgaactgaccgtgcggcgatgccgatgtgaccgctccgtgtaatccgtggggcagcgaggttggtgatgatttatccttcgcgatgtcgaactcttgttcggcttgctgaGATGATGACCCGAAGAAGtcgagctcggctcaacaaagtgacgacgtgtctagcgcaggtcagcaGCCGTGGAGCAACGTTGTCGGGCCGGTTTGataccggcgcgatggtgaagatcatattgaaaagactttaaaattggtgggatgtgtttgggaagaaaacacaataccccatacaaaacttccttcaaaaggatgtccaaaatcccgttcataataaaagatgaactcgggttggattcgttctcgcgcagaaaacagatctgaaaagtgatgcactaatcgaaaggtttacggagtttggatggtcggatcgagctgaaattttgaagggtggtagatatgggaattccgcagcaaatgaacggttggatcttccaaaggacctccgatcttggctctggagaccacgccctaaactcatccagattcccggccagatttgacagggctccggtatatcgtagattgccggagattcctccgccggaactcgacgaaatttcaCATGGTTGTTGTAGACCTAATTACGCACAATTCCAttgaaggaatcgtcaaagcgatgcttgaggaggtggtggcagcggatacaagttcgatgtccggaaaaacagcacggtcgcccgagggcaatgctgatgttgagcccccgagcccCGAGGATAATTCCTCCATGATCATgacagagatcggagttggtgttgatgaaggccctcatccgaacatgacgatcgaaaGTAGggtgcagtcctcggtcaagccaaggtgaccagccgagccggtgacgaagaagccgacgtcgcagttgatctgcagtcgagccattgatcctttgtcgatcacacaacggaactcccaatgaaagcaccattgtcggtgtcaaaaccggcagatctcgggtatggggtcccgagctgtgtgtcatggatcgatgggtaacagtagacaggggacacaatgtttacccaggttcgggccctctctatcgaggtaataccctacttcctgcttgattgatcttgatgaatatagggttacaagagttgatctacctcgagatcatatgttgtggtctaaaccctagaggtatgatgagtaatgtcatgatgatctagcctatctatcgactagcctagcctcggtttatataatgtatcagaggcctaggataacaagagtcctagccgaatacgccggtggggaggagtccttgtcttgatcaccaagttttGTGGAATCTTCTTCGTGTATGCATCAGCTgcccaaactggcccatgagtatacgaccatgggggtcctcggcccaatctaactgatcgagagacgacgtgatgagcaccccctagtccaggacaccgtcagtcacCTTGGGAGCAGTGGCCCGTGATCACCACAACTATCGCTGATGGCAGCGGTAGAGGGGCGAGGTTGGGTTGGCCCTCCCCTGGCGCCACCGCGGCCATCGCCGATGACAGAGCGGCATGGTAGCAAGGGGAAGAACTTTTGAATATATAATGAAAATTCTAACTGATGAACATTCGCCGGAGGGGGTGGCAAATCGAACGTTTTTTATGGCAAGTTATAATGTGGCGATGATGATGACTTTAGTTTACAAGCACGCCAAATTTTGGCATATTTTCTAAAATAAAGTGGATTTGCCTTGCTCGCCAACTGAACTTGCCATCGGCGGCGAACATCAATTGCGATGTAAGTCCTTCGCTACTGGCATGATTCCCACCGATGTTCGCCACATAAAAGGGTTCGTATATTATTAGTCATGCTATATCTagcctggacggagggagtattagatcCACTGCAAatgggacgagacttgcctgctctctttccatgctcccatccatgcttccgcatacgtggcttgatttgattgaaaCAAAATAAGGCCCGGACCCACCCCATTAAAATCAggggatgattagattagaaagggaAAAACAGCtataggatgaagtgggagcacggatgggagcatggggagggagcaggcaagccggatctcATTTGCAGCGattcggcttgcctgctccctccccgcCCCCATCCGTGCTCTCACTTCATCCTACggttgttcttttttctttttccttcctaatctaatcaagccacgtacgcgggagcaTGGATGGGCGCACGCGCGGGGCTCAGGCAAATCTCGTCCGATGGCAACATCCTATGCTCTTGTTTCTTCCAATCAATTGCCCGCATCGTTGTTGTAGTAGTTACTTCATGAGAGTTGTCAACCCCATTGACTAACATTAAGTTAGTGTTTGACCACGTATGGCAGACAAGAAAATTCGTCAAACCTCCACATTTAAGACAGCCGTAGCAGACGGGCGAAATAGTCTTGCCAAAAGTCAGTCGTCGCGAGGTGGGGAAAACTGTCACGATTTAATTTTATTTTCGACTCGTCATGGACTCATGGGTGGAGCGTCTACTGGTGTGTTTGATCGTTCTCACAGTTATGAACTGCCTGCCACTTTTCCCGCGAAAAAAAAGTACTGCCTGCCACTGTAATTCTTTTTAGATGGAGCCTCCCACTGTAGATTTATAACATAGACCTTCTTGCCAAAAAATGATCTTGTTGGATTCGCTTTTGCATGTCCTTGTACTAGCACCGCCTCAGCACATGCGTGGTGCCAGTATTCTGCACGATCACAATGTTTAGCACCTTTTTCTGGCTTGGCGCGCAAACAATGTGCTCACCGTAGTGCCCAAATTGGCCACGAATTGCTTTGGGCACCCACCACGTACAGTACGAGCTTAGCCATCAAGCTGTTTTGGCCAGTTGACTACTCATGTCATGTGAAAATAAAGATCGAACCTACCTCGGTGACTTCCATGTCAAGTTGTCGGCCTCAAAACTCCTTTCTTGCATCCGCGAGGGGCGGACGAGGAGAAAAATCGGTACACCAAACAAGGTGGTGATGCAGTTGCATCGCAACTCTTGGAGATCATGGACACCGCCACACGGAAGTACAAATATGACAAAAACGTAGTATCACTTTGTCGTTGATTGGAACAACACAAACCTGCGCGCACCGCCACACGACCAAGGCTCTGCCTCTGCGCTGTGTTGTGTGCCTCCGTGCGTGCACATATATTCGGTTCGGTTGGTGTGCGACCACTCAAGTTTAGTTTACTTAGTTTTTTTGCACACAAGCTAGCAGCCGGATTAGTCCATTCAGGACGCGACGGTGCGATCTGTTTCGAGTTTATATTGTCGCAAAAAGAGTTAAAAACGGTCGATCAGAAGTACAGGCAAAACGTAGAAAATTAAACGATACtttctccgtctcataatataaaagtTTTAACACTACGCTAGAGCGTGGAGGAGGAGGGGTAGTTTGATCGTTGCGGCCAAATTGCAGACCAGTTTCTAGGCAAATTCAATCCTGCAAGCATTTCCACGGCAAAATTAACTGCTGCTTTCTCGACACGAGCTCCGTCCCCGCCCCGTCCGACACGAGCTCCAACCGCCGATGGCGCTCGCGCCGGCTGCGCTAGCTCTCGTTTTGACCAACTCAACCCATCGAGCCGACGATACTGCCGTCCCCATCCGTCGTCCGGCGAAGTCGCGAGCCCGCACGCCGCAGATCGAATCGCCGGCGACGGGACGGTTTTTTTCTCCTAGACCCACATGGGTACGCTCGCCTGTTAGTGCTGCGCAAGCTTCAAAAATTACGACCGCACGTCCATCGTCAAGTCACGTCGCTCGCCTTGGATCGCAGATATTCATCAATTAGCCAATTGATTATCGCCATTGTCAGCTGGCCGGGCCGGGGGGTGGTAGAAGGAAGGACGGGCGAGGCCTGAGAGGTCGCCATCTGGCCCAGCTAGCTGCTGCATCTTCGGCTCCACCCGCTCTCCCTTTCACGGAAGTTTCTTCCCCACCATGCGCGTATATGCCAAAGCGCTGTCCCTTTTTTTTCTCTCGCGAGGCAGAGTGCTGTCCCTTGACCTCCGTCTACCGCGCCATGGGCAGCGCCAGCCGCTAAGAATCTATAAATAGGCATCAAGGAGCAGCTTACCCATtcatctccctccctccctcgtcagctcaagctcaagaagcTTCACCAATCTCCCTTTCAAGCCCACGAACCTTCATCAGCTAGATTAGCGCAGAACATTCTTGGCCTCTCTTCTTGTCTGTCTCTGTTTCACCTCATCCATCGATCTTTAGCTAGCTGACCCTCATAGACCCGAGAGCGCAGATGGCAAGCAGATCCGCCGAGCTTCTCTCGAGGATGGCCGCCGGCGACGGCCACGGCGAGAACTCGTCCTACTTCGACGGGTGGAAGGCGTACGACATGAACCCCTTCCACCCGCAGGACAACCGCGGGGGCGTCATCCAGATGGGCCTCGCCGAGAATCAAGTGCGTGCTCTTGTCCCTTGTTTAACACAGCAGTAATATTTGCTGTTCATCTTTCGCCATTAAGCATGGAGCTAATCATCGGCGGTGCTGCAGCTCTCGCTGGACCTGATCGAGGAGTGGAGCAAGGCCCACCCGGAGGCGTCCATTTGCACGGCGGAGGGCGCCTCGCAGTTCAAGAGGATCGCCAATTTCCAGGACTACcacggcctcccggagttcagacAGGTGAGCTCAGCACGCACCAACACAAAATAAGACAAACTAGCCGGTGATTCCATTGGACAAAACTAATGATAAGATAGCTGCTGACGAGTGCGAAAGCGACGGAGCAGCGCCCTGACGGACCATTTTTGCTAACCAATATGCGATTGTGTCTGATGTTGCAGGCGATGGCCCAGTTCATGGGGCAGGTGAGGGGGTGGAAGGCCAGGTTTGACCCGGATCGCGTCGTGATGAGCGGCGGCGCCACCGGCGCGCAGGAGACGCTCGCCTTCTGCCTCGCCAACCCCGGCGAGGCCTTCCTCGTGCCCACGCCTTACTACCCAGGGTACGCTTCGTCAACCCCTTGACAGCAACTGAATTCGGTGCATGTCCGCCTCTCGTGCATGTTCAAGTCAATCACAGACCCGGAAAATCGGGTCAAAACTTAGACAGCATGTACGTAGTAGTTGTCAGGAAAATCATTTTGGGCTCCCAAGACTAATCTAGTGTCAACGAGGAATAACTAACCTTCCAGACGAAAAGGCGGACAGCTTTTCAGTCTCCGTGGTTAAAATCAAATCCAAGTTGGATCCTAGTTCTTGGTTTCATGTCTTCAAGTTCAAGTTGAATGGCGCAACCTAGCCTGCATATACAGCAGCCGGTCTGGTCTTTAGTGACTTTTTGGTTGATGCATGTTAACGTCTCTGACCTATGCACGGTCAATTGATGACCAATAATAAAATTCAAAAGGAGTAAAGATACACAAGGTAACGTAAGCATGCATGCACGCAACGAGTTGTTTCATCAGGCCTGACGTATGTGCTTTCGTTTCTGATCACAGATTCGACCGCGACTGCTGCTGGAGGTCAGGAGTGAAGCTGCTGCCGATCGAGTGCCACAGCTCCAACGACTTCAGGATCACCAGGGAGGCCGTCGTGGCCGCGTACGAGAGCGCGCGGAGCAACGGCGTCCGCGTCAAGGGCATCCTCATCACCAACCCGTCCAACCCGCTGGGCACGACCGCGGACCGGGCCACGCTGGCCATGCTCGCCACCTTCGCCACGGAGCACCGCGTCCACCTCATCTGCGACGAGATCTACGCGGGGTCCGTGTTCGCCAAGCCGGAGTACGTGAGCATCGCCGAGGTGATCGAGCACGACGCCCCCGGCGTCGACCGGGACCTCATCCACATCGCCTACAGCCTCTCCAAGGACTTCGGCCTCCCGGGGTTCCGCGTCGGCATCGTCTACTCGTACAACGACGCCGTCGTGGCCTGCGCGCGCAAGATGTCCAGCTTCGGCCTCGTGTCCTCGCAGACGCAGCTCTTCCTGGCCAAGATGCTCGGGGACGAGGAGTTCATGGCCCGGTTCCTGAGCGAGAGCgcgcggcggctggcggcgcggcACGAGCTGTTCACGTCGGGGCTACGCGAGGTCGGCATCGGGTGCCTGGGCGGCAACGCCGGGCTCTTCTCGTGGATGGACCTGCGGGGCATGCTCCGGGAGAAGACGGCGGAGGCGGAGCTGGAGCTGTGGCGGGTCATCATCCGCAAGGTGAAGCTCAACGTGTCGCCGGGGACGTCGTTTCACTGCCGCGAGCCCGGGTGGTTCCGCGTCTGCCACGCCAACATGGACGACGAGACCATGGGGGTGGCGCTGAACCGGATCCGGGACTTCGTGCGCCAGCACCAGCAGCAGAAGGCCAAAGCCCAGCGCTGGGCCGCCAGGGGCCACCtccacctcagcctccagcgccacGGCGCCATGGCTTCGCAGTACCACGCGCTCTCCAGCCCCATGGCCGCGCTGCTGTCTCCCCAGTCTCCGCTGGTCCACGCCGCCAGCTAAGTCGGTCACTACGGTCGGTCAAGTGAGCCGTACGTACATTTGCTACGTACACACTTTTTTCGATCGCATGCATGCATGGCATGGTGCGTTTATGCATGCGATTGTTTGGGAAGGTTTAGACATGCAAAATGCGGCACGTAGCTAGCTTAACGTTTTACGGAGGTTGCAATGGCGCCCGACGTGGGCAAGCCTTGTGTGACCACGCATGGTACTACGATCCTCTTGTTTTGTTTATGGTTTGGTTTGGTCTGATCGGATCAAGGCTTCTCGATCAGATGCTGTAATAAACTTGTACTGAGGTACAAGATTGATGTTGTATATCACCCTCGAAAGAGGGTCCATGTTGTACCACATACCGCACGAGTGATGAGTTTAAACTTAATTAAAGGTTTATCTACATTTGTTATTAAAACACAATCCGGTATGAGTTGTTAAACTTTCTTGTCGTCCTCgcatgatgacgacgacgacgactactaccatcaccaccaccacttcttcttAAGCCGCAATAGCTTCCTAACTCCAATCTTCGTTCTAACCCATCCCGCCCCACCTTGCACGCATTTACGCTCTCGTTGCTCTCCAACTCTTCATGTCTGGCGGATGTAGTC is a window encoding:
- the LOC123046237 gene encoding 1-aminocyclopropane-1-carboxylate synthase, whose translation is MASRSAELLSRMAAGDGHGENSSYFDGWKAYDMNPFHPQDNRGGVIQMGLAENQLSLDLIEEWSKAHPEASICTAEGASQFKRIANFQDYHGLPEFRQAMAQFMGQVRGWKARFDPDRVVMSGGATGAQETLAFCLANPGEAFLVPTPYYPGFDRDCCWRSGVKLLPIECHSSNDFRITREAVVAAYESARSNGVRVKGILITNPSNPLGTTADRATLAMLATFATEHRVHLICDEIYAGSVFAKPEYVSIAEVIEHDAPGVDRDLIHIAYSLSKDFGLPGFRVGIVYSYNDAVVACARKMSSFGLVSSQTQLFLAKMLGDEEFMARFLSESARRLAARHELFTSGLREVGIGCLGGNAGLFSWMDLRGMLREKTAEAELELWRVIIRKVKLNVSPGTSFHCREPGWFRVCHANMDDETMGVALNRIRDFVRQHQQQKAKAQRWAARGHLHLSLQRHGAMASQYHALSSPMAALLSPQSPLVHAAS